Proteins encoded in a region of the Xiphophorus couchianus chromosome 11, X_couchianus-1.0, whole genome shotgun sequence genome:
- the LOC114153652 gene encoding pannexin-3 isoform X2, giving the protein MSIAQAAAKAMLSDALLQDSSGIYRINHLELELPLDKVIKYVSVGLPLMLVCMAFAREISLGPQISCFPPSNFTVKQADYVDTYCWDSLMHHEFDGDGNFEERSLWVHKMFPYSLLAMAILMYLPALIWRQLVTPTLGSDLLFIIDELDKSYNRSVRLAQSILDMRQNTKNPLTFQAELQRAKRKRYFEYPLLERYMQCKQNSYFLVSMLFLRGFLLLTFITSACLYLAYFHLSALLQDEFNCFVRTGMLRDQNWIPELVQCKMIGQLVFQVISVVNGAIYLLLGPIVLFSIIRLFVWDTSFISVYEVLPALDLINRQRLGCPLNDLNVLLLFLRANVAHLKSYGQVRALCSLPPPQVGNTTAGQGLNAMLTQEEMEEREEAAMELAEEIEEAKEEGKLNLVDIMTILGAAQGRVVNCSEKKPLMEENMSLEPNHQGYHELKETAPFSQY; this is encoded by the exons ATGTCAATCGCCCAGGCAGCGGCCAAGGCCATGTTATCAGATGCCCTGCTGCAGGACAGCTCTGGGATATACAGGATCAACCACCTGGAACTGGAGCTTCCTCTGGACAAGGTCATCAAGTATGTGTCTGTGGGCCTCCCACTAATGCTGGTTTGCATGGCCTTCGCCCGCGAGATCTCCCTGG GGCCTCAAATCAGCTGCTTCCCTCCCAGCAATTTCACAGTTAAGCAGGCCGACTATGTCGACACGTACTGCTGGGATTCTCTCATGCATCACGAGTTTGACGGCGACGGGAACTTTGAGGAGCGCTCGCTCTGGGTGCACAAA ATGTTTCCTTACTCTCTGTTGGCCATGGCCATCCTGATGTACCTGCCGGCTCTCATCTGGCGCCAGCTTGTCACGCCCACACTGGGTTCAGACCTGCTCTTCATAATAGATGAACTTGACAAGTCTTACAACCGATCAGTCCGACTGGCCCAAAGCATTCTGGATATGCGGCAGAATACAAAAAACCCGCTCACATTTCAGGCCGAGCTTCAAAG AGCCAAGCGGAAGAGATACTTTGAGTACCCCCTTCTGGAGAGATACATGCAGTGCAAGCAAAATTCGTACTTCCTCGTCAGCATGCTGTTTTTGCGGGGCTTCCTCCTCCTGACCTTTATAACCTCTGCCTGCCTGTATCTTGCCTACTTCCACCTTTCGGCCTTACTGCAGGATGAGTTTAACTGCTTTGTTCGTACAGGCATGCTGCGGGATCAGAACTGGATTCCTGAACTGGTTCAGTGCAAGATGATTGGGCAGCTGGTCTTTCAGGTGATAAGTGTGGTCAACGGAGCAATCTACCTCCTGCTGGGACCCATCGTGCTTTTTAGCATTATTCGACTCTTTGTTTGGGACACTAGCTTCATCTCTGTGTATGAGGTCCTCCCAGCCCTGGATCTCATCAACCGCCAACGACTAGGCTGCCCACTGAATGACCTCAACGTCCTCTTGCTGTTTTTGCGTGCCAACGTAGCTCACCTGAAATCCTACGGGCAGGTAAGAGCTTTGTGCTCCCTTCCGCCGCCACAAGTGGGCAACACAACAGCCGGGCAGGGCTTGAACGCAATGCTGACGCAAGAAGAAATGGAGGAACGCGAAGAAGCAGCGATGGAGCTCGCTGAAGAAATAGAGGAGGCCAAGGAGGAAGGAAAGCTCAACTTGGTGGACATCATGACTATTCTGGGAGCGGCTCAGGGAAGAGTGGTGAACTGCAGTGAGAAGAAGCCCCTAATGGAAGAAAATATGAGCCTGG AGCCAAACCACCAGGGGTACCATGAGTTGAAGGAGACTGCACCATTTAGTCAGTACTAG
- the LOC114153652 gene encoding pannexin-3 isoform X1 — protein MSIAQAAAKAMLSDALLQDSSGIYRINHLELELPLDKVIKYVSVGLPLMLVCMAFAREISLGPQISCFPPSNFTVKQADYVDTYCWDSLMHHEFDGDGNFEERSLWVHKMFPYSLLAMAILMYLPALIWRQLVTPTLGSDLLFIIDELDKSYNRSVRLAQSILDMRQNTKNPLTFQAELQRAKRKRYFEYPLLERYMQCKQNSYFLVSMLFLRGFLLLTFITSACLYLAYFHLSALLQDEFNCFVRTGMLRDQNWIPELVQCKMIGQLVFQVISVVNGAIYLLLGPIVLFSIIRLFVWDTSFISVYEVLPALDLINRQRLGCPLNDLNVLLLFLRANVAHLKSYGQVRALCSLPPPQVGNTTAGQGLNAMLTQEEMEEREEAAMELAEEIEEAKEEGKLNLVDIMTILGAAQGRVVNCSEKKPLMEENMSLGTTTLIYTLKRILLASIFIFIIWDVQKII, from the exons ATGTCAATCGCCCAGGCAGCGGCCAAGGCCATGTTATCAGATGCCCTGCTGCAGGACAGCTCTGGGATATACAGGATCAACCACCTGGAACTGGAGCTTCCTCTGGACAAGGTCATCAAGTATGTGTCTGTGGGCCTCCCACTAATGCTGGTTTGCATGGCCTTCGCCCGCGAGATCTCCCTGG GGCCTCAAATCAGCTGCTTCCCTCCCAGCAATTTCACAGTTAAGCAGGCCGACTATGTCGACACGTACTGCTGGGATTCTCTCATGCATCACGAGTTTGACGGCGACGGGAACTTTGAGGAGCGCTCGCTCTGGGTGCACAAA ATGTTTCCTTACTCTCTGTTGGCCATGGCCATCCTGATGTACCTGCCGGCTCTCATCTGGCGCCAGCTTGTCACGCCCACACTGGGTTCAGACCTGCTCTTCATAATAGATGAACTTGACAAGTCTTACAACCGATCAGTCCGACTGGCCCAAAGCATTCTGGATATGCGGCAGAATACAAAAAACCCGCTCACATTTCAGGCCGAGCTTCAAAG AGCCAAGCGGAAGAGATACTTTGAGTACCCCCTTCTGGAGAGATACATGCAGTGCAAGCAAAATTCGTACTTCCTCGTCAGCATGCTGTTTTTGCGGGGCTTCCTCCTCCTGACCTTTATAACCTCTGCCTGCCTGTATCTTGCCTACTTCCACCTTTCGGCCTTACTGCAGGATGAGTTTAACTGCTTTGTTCGTACAGGCATGCTGCGGGATCAGAACTGGATTCCTGAACTGGTTCAGTGCAAGATGATTGGGCAGCTGGTCTTTCAGGTGATAAGTGTGGTCAACGGAGCAATCTACCTCCTGCTGGGACCCATCGTGCTTTTTAGCATTATTCGACTCTTTGTTTGGGACACTAGCTTCATCTCTGTGTATGAGGTCCTCCCAGCCCTGGATCTCATCAACCGCCAACGACTAGGCTGCCCACTGAATGACCTCAACGTCCTCTTGCTGTTTTTGCGTGCCAACGTAGCTCACCTGAAATCCTACGGGCAGGTAAGAGCTTTGTGCTCCCTTCCGCCGCCACAAGTGGGCAACACAACAGCCGGGCAGGGCTTGAACGCAATGCTGACGCAAGAAGAAATGGAGGAACGCGAAGAAGCAGCGATGGAGCTCGCTGAAGAAATAGAGGAGGCCAAGGAGGAAGGAAAGCTCAACTTGGTGGACATCATGACTATTCTGGGAGCGGCTCAGGGAAGAGTGGTGAACTGCAGTGAGAAGAAGCCCCTAATGGAAGAAAATATGAGCCTGGGTACCACAACACTTATCTATACACTCAAACGTATACTTTTAGCgtctattttcattttcatcatctGGGACGTACAGAAAATCATTTAG
- the LOC114153652 gene encoding pannexin-3 isoform X3: protein MPCCRTALGYTGSTTWNWSFLWTRSSRPQISCFPPSNFTVKQADYVDTYCWDSLMHHEFDGDGNFEERSLWVHKMFPYSLLAMAILMYLPALIWRQLVTPTLGSDLLFIIDELDKSYNRSVRLAQSILDMRQNTKNPLTFQAELQRAKRKRYFEYPLLERYMQCKQNSYFLVSMLFLRGFLLLTFITSACLYLAYFHLSALLQDEFNCFVRTGMLRDQNWIPELVQCKMIGQLVFQVISVVNGAIYLLLGPIVLFSIIRLFVWDTSFISVYEVLPALDLINRQRLGCPLNDLNVLLLFLRANVAHLKSYGQVRALCSLPPPQVGNTTAGQGLNAMLTQEEMEEREEAAMELAEEIEEAKEEGKLNLVDIMTILGAAQGRVVNCSEKKPLMEENMSLGTTTLIYTLKRILLASIFIFIIWDVQKII from the exons ATGCCCTGCTGCAGGACAGCTCTGGGATATACAGGATCAACCACCTGGAACTGGAGCTTCCTCTGGACAAGGTCATCAA GGCCTCAAATCAGCTGCTTCCCTCCCAGCAATTTCACAGTTAAGCAGGCCGACTATGTCGACACGTACTGCTGGGATTCTCTCATGCATCACGAGTTTGACGGCGACGGGAACTTTGAGGAGCGCTCGCTCTGGGTGCACAAA ATGTTTCCTTACTCTCTGTTGGCCATGGCCATCCTGATGTACCTGCCGGCTCTCATCTGGCGCCAGCTTGTCACGCCCACACTGGGTTCAGACCTGCTCTTCATAATAGATGAACTTGACAAGTCTTACAACCGATCAGTCCGACTGGCCCAAAGCATTCTGGATATGCGGCAGAATACAAAAAACCCGCTCACATTTCAGGCCGAGCTTCAAAG AGCCAAGCGGAAGAGATACTTTGAGTACCCCCTTCTGGAGAGATACATGCAGTGCAAGCAAAATTCGTACTTCCTCGTCAGCATGCTGTTTTTGCGGGGCTTCCTCCTCCTGACCTTTATAACCTCTGCCTGCCTGTATCTTGCCTACTTCCACCTTTCGGCCTTACTGCAGGATGAGTTTAACTGCTTTGTTCGTACAGGCATGCTGCGGGATCAGAACTGGATTCCTGAACTGGTTCAGTGCAAGATGATTGGGCAGCTGGTCTTTCAGGTGATAAGTGTGGTCAACGGAGCAATCTACCTCCTGCTGGGACCCATCGTGCTTTTTAGCATTATTCGACTCTTTGTTTGGGACACTAGCTTCATCTCTGTGTATGAGGTCCTCCCAGCCCTGGATCTCATCAACCGCCAACGACTAGGCTGCCCACTGAATGACCTCAACGTCCTCTTGCTGTTTTTGCGTGCCAACGTAGCTCACCTGAAATCCTACGGGCAGGTAAGAGCTTTGTGCTCCCTTCCGCCGCCACAAGTGGGCAACACAACAGCCGGGCAGGGCTTGAACGCAATGCTGACGCAAGAAGAAATGGAGGAACGCGAAGAAGCAGCGATGGAGCTCGCTGAAGAAATAGAGGAGGCCAAGGAGGAAGGAAAGCTCAACTTGGTGGACATCATGACTATTCTGGGAGCGGCTCAGGGAAGAGTGGTGAACTGCAGTGAGAAGAAGCCCCTAATGGAAGAAAATATGAGCCTGGGTACCACAACACTTATCTATACACTCAAACGTATACTTTTAGCgtctattttcattttcatcatctGGGACGTACAGAAAATCATTTAG